The Kiritimatiellia bacterium genome has a window encoding:
- a CDS encoding ATP-binding cassette domain-containing protein, with protein sequence MSEPPAIAVRGLSKKFSRSLKRAMWYGLVDIARAALLPHRFRSPNLAARVADASGPQPIPYQAAPLQVSGLRPPPSSDGLRPSEFWALQDVSFDLRRGECLGVVGHNGAGKSTLFSILSGIYGPTRGHVEIRGRLQALIALGAGFHPMLSGRENVYINGLILGLTEEEIARKFNAILEFAELGDFIDMPVKNYSSGMFVRLAFSVAAHLDPDILLVDEVLAVGDMAFQNKSFERMRSLLDQGVPMMFVSHSPQAVEMVATRVAWLDRGQVKETGDPREILRHYATFMEAHALPPGGGTPPPASTLQPMWITRVETLADDGGARTEYSWRESVRLRFHYENQQEGLPGYLNFILKKKGNFEVIFTSLCMLSDGLTVRVPKGTGSFDCLLRTPSLAAGTYEVWAGVRRAITSGVGQDMFQKIFHAGSFRIAATPEEMGRPGLPHAMSTHLPPLVMDHTWCDAQGNPLPAR encoded by the coding sequence ATGTCCGAACCTCCCGCTATTGCCGTTCGCGGCCTGTCGAAGAAGTTCTCCCGCTCCCTGAAGCGGGCGATGTGGTACGGGCTGGTGGACATCGCCCGGGCCGCGTTGCTCCCGCACCGCTTCCGCTCGCCGAACCTGGCCGCCCGGGTGGCGGATGCGTCGGGTCCGCAGCCCATCCCATATCAAGCCGCACCCCTTCAGGTTTCAGGTCTCCGCCCTCCGCCCTCCTCCGACGGCCTCCGTCCCTCCGAGTTCTGGGCGCTGCAGGACGTCTCCTTCGACCTGCGCCGGGGCGAATGCCTGGGCGTGGTCGGGCACAACGGGGCGGGCAAGAGCACGCTGTTCTCGATCTTGAGCGGCATCTACGGCCCCACGCGCGGGCACGTGGAAATCCGCGGCCGGCTGCAGGCCTTGATTGCCCTCGGCGCGGGCTTTCACCCGATGCTGTCCGGGCGCGAAAACGTCTACATCAACGGCCTGATCCTGGGCCTGACCGAGGAGGAAATTGCGCGGAAGTTCAACGCGATCCTGGAGTTCGCCGAGCTGGGCGATTTCATCGACATGCCCGTAAAAAACTACTCGTCGGGCATGTTCGTGCGCCTGGCCTTTTCCGTGGCCGCACACCTGGACCCGGACATCCTGCTGGTGGACGAAGTCCTGGCCGTGGGCGACATGGCCTTCCAGAACAAGAGCTTCGAGCGCATGCGGTCCCTGCTGGACCAGGGCGTGCCCATGATGTTCGTTTCGCACTCCCCGCAGGCGGTGGAGATGGTCGCCACGCGGGTCGCGTGGCTCGACCGTGGCCAGGTGAAGGAGACCGGCGATCCCCGGGAGATCCTGCGGCACTACGCGACCTTCATGGAGGCCCATGCCCTCCCGCCCGGGGGCGGCACCCCGCCGCCCGCGAGTACGTTGCAGCCCATGTGGATTACCCGCGTGGAAACGCTCGCGGACGATGGGGGGGCCAGAACGGAATACAGTTGGCGTGAGTCTGTCCGTCTCCGGTTTCACTACGAGAACCAGCAGGAAGGCTTGCCGGGGTACCTGAACTTCATCCTCAAGAAGAAAGGCAACTTCGAGGTCATTTTCACGAGCCTTTGCATGTTGTCGGACGGACTGACGGTCCGGGTGCCGAAGGGAACAGGTTCGTTCGATTGCCTGCTGCGGACTCCAAGCCTGGCGGCCGGCACCTACGAGGTCTGGGCCGGCGTGCGGCGCGCGATCACGTCCGGCGTGGGGCAGGACATGTTCCAGAAGATCTTTCACGCCGGGTCGTTCCGGATCGCGGCCACGCCGGAGGAGATGGGGCGGCCGGGCTTGCCGCACGCCATGTCCACCCACCTGCCGCCCCTGGTCATGGACCATACGTGGTGCGATGCGCAAGGGAACCCGCTGCCCGCGCGCTGA